One genomic segment of Mytilus galloprovincialis chromosome 5, xbMytGall1.hap1.1, whole genome shotgun sequence includes these proteins:
- the LOC143074363 gene encoding thyroxine 5-deiodinase-like, with translation MVVLSINVLLSMCVLSIKESIAARFRKIHEGTTLTDEDCMNSIYTLAFFKQVWKAMYLDVFKTAKLHGKPPNVEVIRIDDLVKTRLSDFQRKGRPLILNFGSCTUPPFMVKLEHFNEVIARFSDIADFLIIYIEEAHPSDGWKFGNNIEISYHRNLQERIVAAKRLQSFGPKCSIVVDNMQDEANLQYGALYERLYIVLNDVIALAGERGPVGYRVEEIEQWLENYRG, from the coding sequence ATGGTTGTTCTGTCGATTAATGTTCTGCTATCTATGTGTGTTCTGTCTATCAAAGAATCAATTGCAGCAAGGTTTAGAAAAATACACGAAGGAACTACACTGACTGACGAAGATTGTATGAACTCTATTTATACACTAGCCTTCTTCAAACAAGTATGGAAGGCGATGTATTTAGATGTTTTCAAAACTGCTAAATTACATGGCAAACCTCCAAACGTAGAAGTGATTAGGATAGACGATTTGGTAAAAACGAGGCTTTCAGACTTTCAACGGAAAGGAAGACCACTGATATTAAATTTCGGCAGTTGTACGTGACCACCGTTTATGGTGAAGCTCGAGCACTTCAATGAAGTAATAGCTCGCTTTTCTGATATCGCTGATTTTCTAATTATCTACATTGAGGAGGCACATCCATCTGATGGttggaaatttggaaataatatagaaataagtTATCATAGAAACTTACAAGAACGCATTGTAGCAGCCAAGCGACTACAATCTTTTGGACCAAAATGTTCAATTGTTGTGGATAACATGCAAGACGAAGCTAATTTGCAGTACGGAGCGCTGTATGAacgtttatatattgttttaaatgacGTCATTGCATTAGCAGGTGAAAGAGGACCAGTAGGGTATCGTGTAGAGGAAATTGAGCAGTGGTTAGAGAATTATCGTGGTTAG